In one window of Caballeronia sp. TF1N1 DNA:
- the gltX gene encoding glutamate--tRNA ligase, whose product MTTQVRTRFAPSPTGFIHLGNIRSALYPWAFARKMKGTFVLRIEDTDVERSTEASVDAILEGMAWLGLDFDEGPFYQMQRMERYREVVAQMLEKGLAYHCYMSTEELDALRERQRAAGEKPRYDGTWRPEPGKELPPVPEGVEPVVRFRNPLTGVVAWDDAVKGTVEISNEELDDLVIARPDDTPTYNFCVVVDDLDMQITHVIRGDDHVNNTPRQINILRALGGEVPVYAHLPTVLNEQGEKMSKRHGAMAVTGYRDNGYLPEAVVNYLARLGWSHGDAEIFSREQFVEWFDLEHLGKSPAQYDHDKLNWLNAHYIKEADNGRLAELTRPFLREAGIEASAIENGAPLELAIGLLKDRASTVKEIADNAVMFYREPTIDPEARKQHVTDAVRPAIADLRAALAEAEWSKEAIAAAVKATLAAHKLKMPQLAMPVRLLVAGTTHTPSLDAVLALFGREAVLRRLELAAS is encoded by the coding sequence ATGACCACCCAAGTCCGTACCCGCTTCGCACCGAGCCCGACCGGTTTCATCCATCTCGGCAACATCCGCTCCGCGCTCTATCCCTGGGCGTTCGCGCGCAAGATGAAGGGCACCTTCGTGCTGCGCATCGAGGACACCGACGTCGAGCGCTCCACCGAAGCCTCGGTTGACGCGATTCTCGAAGGCATGGCCTGGCTCGGCCTCGATTTCGACGAAGGTCCGTTCTATCAGATGCAGCGCATGGAGCGTTATCGCGAAGTGGTCGCGCAGATGCTGGAGAAGGGGCTTGCGTATCACTGCTATATGTCGACCGAGGAGCTCGATGCCCTGCGCGAGCGTCAGCGCGCTGCGGGCGAAAAGCCGCGTTACGACGGCACGTGGCGTCCCGAGCCGGGCAAGGAGTTGCCGCCGGTTCCCGAAGGCGTGGAACCGGTGGTGCGCTTTCGCAATCCGCTGACGGGCGTGGTCGCGTGGGACGACGCCGTGAAGGGCACGGTCGAGATCTCGAACGAAGAGCTCGACGATCTCGTCATCGCGCGTCCCGACGATACGCCGACCTACAACTTCTGCGTGGTCGTCGACGACCTCGACATGCAGATCACGCACGTCATTCGCGGCGACGATCACGTGAACAACACGCCGCGTCAGATCAACATCCTGCGCGCGCTCGGCGGTGAAGTGCCGGTTTACGCGCATTTGCCGACGGTGCTGAACGAGCAGGGCGAGAAGATGAGCAAGCGTCACGGCGCCATGGCCGTGACCGGTTATCGCGACAACGGGTATCTGCCCGAGGCGGTCGTGAACTATCTCGCACGCCTCGGCTGGTCGCATGGCGATGCGGAAATCTTCTCGCGCGAACAGTTCGTCGAATGGTTCGACCTCGAGCATCTGGGCAAGTCGCCGGCGCAATACGACCACGACAAGCTCAACTGGCTCAACGCGCATTACATCAAGGAAGCGGACAACGGTCGCCTCGCGGAACTCACGCGGCCGTTCTTGCGCGAGGCGGGTATCGAAGCGAGCGCGATCGAGAACGGCGCGCCGCTGGAACTGGCGATCGGGCTTTTGAAGGACCGCGCATCGACGGTGAAGGAAATCGCCGATAACGCCGTGATGTTCTATCGCGAGCCCACGATCGATCCCGAAGCGCGCAAGCAGCACGTCACCGATGCAGTGCGGCCGGCCATCGCCGATTTGCGCGCGGCGCTCGCCGAAGCGGAGTGGAGCAAGGAAGCGATCGCCGCGGCCGTGAAGGCTACGCTTGCCGCGCACAAGCTCAAGATGCCACAACTCGCGATGCCGGTTCGCTTGCTGGTTGCAGGCACGACGCACACGCCGTCCCTCGACGCCGTACTCGCGCTCTTCGGCCGCGAAGCCGTTTTGCGTCGGCTGGAACTGGCCGCAAGCTGA
- a CDS encoding cytochrome c, with the protein MTRLNVTRFVSRCVVRLIPLALAAFALSACGDRRDAPVHITSSPEQIARGRYLAHAADCAACHTANGGAPFAGGVKLQSQFGTFYGTNITPDTKYGIGSYSADDFYAVLHEGKSPNGKLYPAMPYTSYRQITREDSDALYAYLMAQKPAAVPSVKPVLSFPYNVRFAVRFWDMLFLNDTLPDASQGQSADWTRGRYLANALGHCAECHTPRGAFGQLQDAKTLQGEALGRVGAPDITPQALAARGWNAADLQTFFATGVARQGSAYGEMHPVIYLSTQHLDSNDLRALATYLLGDKPQAAAPLAAIQSGDATRLAAGRSLYLDSCAGCHGHEGEGKPHVTVAMDGNSTLRLADPRNLIVSMLDGIKAQPFPHGEAMQDMPGFAGTYSDEQIAELANYLRATWGGQPAEITADKVKSLR; encoded by the coding sequence ATGACGAGACTGAATGTGACTCGCTTCGTGTCGCGTTGCGTCGTGCGGCTGATTCCACTCGCGCTTGCCGCTTTCGCGTTGAGCGCGTGCGGCGACCGTCGGGACGCGCCCGTTCACATCACGAGCTCGCCCGAGCAGATCGCGCGTGGACGCTATCTCGCGCATGCGGCGGATTGCGCCGCATGCCACACGGCGAACGGCGGCGCGCCGTTCGCGGGCGGCGTGAAGCTGCAATCGCAGTTCGGCACGTTCTACGGCACCAACATCACGCCCGATACGAAGTACGGCATCGGCTCTTATAGCGCCGACGACTTCTACGCCGTGCTGCATGAAGGCAAGTCGCCGAATGGCAAGCTGTATCCGGCGATGCCTTATACGTCGTATCGACAGATCACGCGCGAGGACAGTGACGCCCTTTACGCGTATCTGATGGCGCAGAAGCCGGCAGCCGTGCCGAGTGTCAAGCCGGTCCTCTCGTTTCCCTACAACGTGCGCTTCGCCGTGCGTTTCTGGGACATGCTGTTCTTGAACGACACCTTGCCGGATGCGTCGCAGGGACAATCTGCGGACTGGACGCGCGGGCGCTATCTGGCCAACGCGCTCGGCCATTGCGCCGAGTGCCACACGCCGCGTGGTGCCTTCGGCCAGTTGCAGGATGCGAAGACGCTGCAAGGCGAAGCCCTCGGCCGTGTCGGCGCGCCCGACATCACGCCGCAAGCGCTTGCCGCGCGTGGCTGGAATGCCGCCGATCTGCAGACTTTCTTCGCGACGGGCGTCGCGCGGCAAGGCTCGGCGTATGGCGAGATGCATCCGGTGATCTATCTGAGCACGCAACATCTGGATTCCAACGATCTGCGCGCACTCGCCACGTATCTGCTCGGCGACAAGCCGCAGGCAGCCGCGCCGCTCGCCGCCATTCAGTCGGGTGACGCCACGCGGCTCGCTGCGGGACGCTCGCTCTATCTGGATTCTTGCGCGGGTTGTCACGGGCACGAGGGCGAGGGCAAGCCGCACGTCACGGTAGCGATGGACGGCAACTCGACCTTGCGTCTGGCCGATCCGCGCAACCTGATCGTGTCGATGCTCGATGGCATAAAGGCGCAGCCGTTCCCGCACGGCGAGGCCATGCAGGACATGCCTGGATTCGCGGGCACGTATAGCGACGAGCAGATCGCCGAACTGGCGAATTATCTTCGCGCAACGTGGGGCGGACAGCCTGCCGAGATCACGGCAGACAAGGTGAAGTCGCTGAGGTAG
- a CDS encoding (2Fe-2S)-binding protein translates to MHRSAGEPAKHSGGARMTAIPSAAGVESRSLSMTINGNKVGPMQVPSGLPMIDFLHEYLGLTGSRLGCGQGICHACVVIVDRADGTSEEVRSCINGAHFFDGKNVRTVEGHAKRNEQGEVVELAPVQQKFLEHFSFQCGYCTPGFVNATMVLLDNLKRNPIAKDQIEATIMSALDSHICRCTGYVRYYEAVKELVLTTPGLVKDAA, encoded by the coding sequence ATTCACCGATCTGCCGGTGAGCCCGCAAAACATTCAGGAGGTGCTCGCATGACGGCCATCCCATCCGCCGCGGGCGTCGAATCGCGCTCGCTCTCCATGACGATCAACGGCAATAAGGTCGGCCCGATGCAGGTGCCATCCGGCTTGCCGATGATCGATTTCCTGCACGAGTATCTCGGCCTGACCGGCTCGCGTCTCGGCTGCGGGCAGGGCATCTGCCACGCGTGCGTCGTGATCGTCGACCGGGCCGATGGCACGAGCGAGGAAGTGCGTTCGTGCATCAACGGCGCGCATTTCTTCGACGGCAAGAACGTGCGGACCGTCGAGGGACACGCGAAGCGCAACGAGCAGGGCGAAGTCGTCGAACTGGCGCCCGTGCAGCAGAAGTTCCTGGAACATTTCAGCTTCCAGTGCGGCTATTGCACGCCGGGTTTCGTCAACGCGACGATGGTCCTGCTCGACAACCTGAAGCGCAATCCCATCGCGAAGGATCAGATCGAAGCGACCATCATGTCGGCGCTCGACAGCCACATCTGCCGTTGCACAGGTTACGTGCGCTACTACGAAGCCGTGAAGGAACTGGTGCTCACGACGCCCGGCCTGGTGAAGGACGCAGCATGA
- the iscX gene encoding Fe-S cluster assembly protein IscX, whose amino-acid sequence MKWTDTQEIAMALTDAHQDIDPQYVRFTDLHRWVTELVGFDDDPQSSNEKILEAIQAAWIEDADY is encoded by the coding sequence ATGAAGTGGACAGATACTCAAGAGATCGCAATGGCCTTGACCGATGCGCATCAGGATATCGATCCCCAGTATGTGCGTTTCACGGACTTGCATCGCTGGGTGACGGAGCTGGTTGGTTTCGACGACGATCCGCAGAGCTCCAATGAAAAGATTCTCGAAGCCATTCAGGCTGCGTGGATCGAAGACGCGGATTATTGA
- the fdx gene encoding ISC system 2Fe-2S type ferredoxin — MPQIVVLPHVELCPDGAVIDADIGKSICDNLLEHGIEIEHACEKSCACTTCHVIIREGFNALEPSEEDEDDLLDKAWGLEPTSRLSCQAMVPADEDLVVEIPRYTINHAKENH, encoded by the coding sequence ATGCCTCAAATCGTTGTGCTTCCTCACGTGGAGCTTTGCCCGGACGGCGCGGTCATCGACGCCGATATCGGCAAGAGCATCTGCGACAATCTGCTGGAACACGGTATCGAGATCGAGCACGCCTGCGAGAAGTCGTGCGCGTGCACGACCTGCCACGTCATCATCCGCGAGGGCTTCAACGCGCTCGAACCGTCGGAGGAAGACGAGGACGATCTCCTCGACAAGGCGTGGGGCCTCGAACCGACATCGCGGTTATCATGTCAGGCAATGGTGCCGGCCGACGAGGATCTGGTGGTCGAGATCCCGCGCTACACCATTAACCACGCCAAAGAAAATCACTGA
- the hscA gene encoding Fe-S protein assembly chaperone HscA yields the protein MALLQISEPGMAPAPHQRRVAVGIDLGTTNSLVAAVRNSVPEALPDEDGHVLLPSVVRYLEKGGRRIGRVAKEEAAIDPRNTIVSVKRFMGRGKSEVEGAENAPYDFIDAPGMVQIRTIDGVKSPVEVSAEILATLRYRAEDSLGEDLVGAVITVPAYFDEAQRQATKDAAKLAGLNVLRLLNEPTAAAIAYGLDNASEGLYAVYDLGGGTFDLSILKLTKGVFEVLAAGGDSALGGDDFDHVLYRHVIAQAGVEVTSPEDVRLLLDHVRVAKEALSSADETRVQATLSDGRVIDVAVTEAQFDTLTEALVARTLGPTRKALRDAKVAPAEIKGVVLVGGATRMPVIRRAVQTYFGQPPLVNLDPDQVVALGAAIQADLLAGNRRGEGDDWLLLDVIPLSLGVETMGGLTEKIIPRNSTIPTARAQDFTTFKDGQTAMAIHVVQGERELVSDCRSLARFELRGIPPMAAGAARIRVTYQVDADGLLSVFAREQISGVEASVVVKPSYGLADDDVARMLEESFKTAETDMQARALREAQVDAERLVEATYAALAADAELLDESERAQIETLAEELATIAKGDSAQRIEDATKALSVATDEFAARRMNKSIRRALAGRKLDDV from the coding sequence ATGGCTTTACTGCAAATCTCAGAACCCGGCATGGCGCCCGCACCGCATCAGCGGCGCGTGGCGGTCGGTATCGATCTCGGCACGACGAACTCGCTCGTGGCGGCCGTGCGCAACAGCGTGCCCGAAGCGCTTCCCGACGAGGACGGCCATGTGCTGCTGCCGTCGGTGGTGCGCTATCTGGAGAAGGGCGGACGGCGCATCGGCCGCGTCGCGAAGGAAGAAGCGGCCATCGATCCGCGCAATACGATCGTGTCCGTCAAGCGCTTCATGGGTCGAGGCAAGAGTGAGGTGGAGGGCGCGGAGAACGCGCCGTACGATTTCATCGACGCGCCCGGCATGGTGCAGATTCGTACGATCGACGGCGTGAAGAGCCCGGTCGAGGTGTCGGCGGAGATTCTCGCCACGCTGCGTTATCGCGCGGAAGATTCGCTCGGCGAAGATCTGGTCGGCGCGGTCATTACCGTGCCCGCCTATTTCGATGAAGCCCAGCGCCAGGCCACCAAGGACGCCGCCAAGCTCGCCGGCCTCAACGTGCTTCGACTGCTGAACGAACCGACCGCGGCCGCCATCGCTTATGGTCTCGACAACGCATCGGAAGGTCTGTACGCGGTCTACGATCTCGGCGGCGGTACCTTCGATCTGTCCATTCTCAAGCTCACCAAGGGTGTCTTCGAAGTACTCGCGGCCGGCGGCGATTCCGCGCTCGGCGGCGACGATTTCGACCACGTGCTGTATCGGCATGTGATTGCGCAGGCGGGCGTCGAAGTCACTTCGCCCGAAGACGTGCGGCTCTTGCTGGACCATGTGCGAGTCGCGAAGGAAGCGCTTTCGTCGGCCGATGAAACGCGCGTCCAGGCCACGCTTTCGGACGGCCGCGTGATCGATGTCGCCGTGACCGAAGCGCAGTTCGACACGCTCACCGAAGCGCTCGTCGCGCGTACGCTCGGACCCACGAGAAAGGCGCTGCGCGATGCCAAGGTCGCGCCCGCCGAGATCAAGGGCGTGGTGCTGGTCGGCGGCGCGACGCGCATGCCGGTGATCCGCCGCGCGGTGCAGACGTATTTCGGCCAGCCGCCGCTCGTCAATCTCGACCCGGATCAGGTCGTGGCGCTCGGCGCCGCGATTCAGGCCGATCTGCTCGCCGGCAACCGTCGCGGCGAAGGCGACGACTGGCTCTTGCTCGACGTGATTCCGCTGTCGCTCGGCGTCGAAACCATGGGCGGTCTCACCGAAAAGATCATTCCGCGCAACTCGACGATCCCGACCGCGCGCGCGCAAGACTTCACCACGTTCAAGGACGGCCAGACGGCAATGGCGATCCACGTGGTCCAGGGCGAACGCGAACTCGTGTCCGACTGCCGCTCGCTCGCGCGTTTCGAATTGCGCGGCATTCCGCCGATGGCGGCGGGCGCCGCGCGCATTCGCGTGACGTATCAGGTCGATGCCGACGGCTTGCTGTCCGTTTTCGCGCGCGAGCAGATTTCGGGCGTGGAAGCGTCGGTGGTGGTGAAGCCGTCCTACGGTCTCGCCGATGACGACGTCGCGCGCATGCTCGAGGAAAGTTTCAAGACCGCCGAGACCGACATGCAGGCCCGCGCGCTGCGCGAGGCACAGGTCGATGCAGAACGGCTGGTCGAAGCCACGTACGCGGCGCTCGCGGCAGACGCCGAGTTGCTCGACGAGAGCGAACGCGCGCAGATCGAAACGCTGGCGGAAGAACTCGCGACCATCGCGAAGGGCGATTCGGCGCAACGTATCGAAGACGCGACCAAGGCGCTTTCCGTTGCAACCGACGAATTCGCCGCGCGCCGCATGAACAAGAGCATTCGCCGCGCACTCGCCGGCCGCAAGCTCGACGATGTCTGA
- the hscB gene encoding Fe-S protein assembly co-chaperone HscB has translation MASLNDSHFDLFDLPPVFAVDHQALDDAYRTVQAQVHPDRFASAGDAQRRIAMQWATRANEAYQTLRDPLKRARYMLSLRGIDVGAENNTAMEPAFLMQQMEWRENIEDAAGAKNIGALESLLDELRDEERVRFTKLEALIDSKSDQAASEAVRQLMFIERVAHEIGTQIERLETA, from the coding sequence ATGGCATCGCTCAACGACAGTCACTTCGATCTCTTCGACCTGCCGCCGGTCTTCGCGGTCGATCACCAAGCGCTCGACGACGCGTATCGCACCGTGCAGGCGCAAGTGCATCCGGACCGCTTCGCCTCGGCGGGCGACGCGCAACGCCGTATCGCGATGCAATGGGCGACGCGCGCCAACGAGGCTTACCAAACGCTGCGCGATCCGTTGAAGCGCGCGCGCTACATGCTGTCGCTGCGCGGTATCGACGTCGGCGCGGAAAACAATACGGCGATGGAACCCGCGTTCCTCATGCAGCAAATGGAATGGCGCGAGAATATCGAGGATGCGGCCGGCGCGAAGAATATCGGCGCGCTCGAATCCTTGCTCGACGAATTGCGCGATGAAGAACGCGTGCGCTTCACCAAGCTCGAAGCGCTGATCGACAGCAAGTCGGATCAGGCGGCAAGCGAGGCGGTGCGGCAACTGATGTTCATCGAGCGCGTGGCGCATGAAATCGGCACGCAGATCGAGCGGCTCGAAACCGCCTGA
- the iscA gene encoding iron-sulfur cluster assembly protein IscA → MAITLTEKAAQHVHKYLARRGKGVGLRLGVRTTGCSGLAYKLEYVDELAPEDMVFESAGVKVVIDPKSLAYLDGTELDFAREGLNEGFRFNNPNAKDECGCGESFRV, encoded by the coding sequence ATGGCAATCACGTTGACGGAGAAGGCAGCACAGCACGTGCATAAGTATCTGGCGCGACGCGGCAAGGGCGTCGGCCTGCGCCTGGGCGTGCGTACGACGGGCTGTTCGGGTCTCGCGTACAAGCTCGAATATGTCGATGAACTCGCACCGGAAGACATGGTGTTCGAGTCGGCGGGCGTGAAGGTCGTGATCGATCCGAAAAGCCTCGCCTATCTCGACGGCACCGAACTGGATTTCGCGCGTGAAGGGCTGAACGAAGGCTTTCGCTTCAACAACCCGAACGCGAAGGACGAGTGCGGCTGCGGCGAGTCGTTCCGCGTATAA
- the iscU gene encoding Fe-S cluster assembly scaffold IscU, whose amino-acid sequence MAYSDKVLDHYENPRNVGSFSKDDDTVGTGMVGAPACGDVMKLQIRVGADGVIEDAKFKTYGCGSAIASSSLVTEWVKGKTLDQALTIKNTQIAEELALPPVKIHCSILAEDAIKAAVADYKERHGVAAPQAEQTEAKQHAA is encoded by the coding sequence ATGGCTTATAGCGACAAGGTTCTGGACCACTACGAAAACCCGCGCAACGTCGGCTCCTTCTCGAAGGACGACGACACGGTCGGCACCGGCATGGTCGGCGCACCGGCTTGCGGCGACGTGATGAAACTGCAGATCCGCGTGGGCGCGGACGGCGTGATCGAAGACGCGAAGTTCAAGACGTACGGCTGCGGCTCGGCCATCGCGTCGAGCTCGCTCGTGACCGAATGGGTGAAGGGCAAGACGCTGGATCAGGCGCTGACGATCAAGAACACGCAGATCGCCGAGGAACTCGCACTGCCGCCCGTGAAGATCCACTGCTCGATTCTCGCCGAAGACGCAATCAAGGCAGCGGTCGCCGACTACAAGGAACGTCACGGCGTGGCGGCTCCCCAGGCCGAGCAGACGGAAGCCAAGCAACACGCGGCCTGA
- a CDS encoding IscS subfamily cysteine desulfurase → MNNDIPHLPIYMDYSATTPVDPRVVDKMIPYLREQFGNPASRSHQYGWDAERAVEEARENVAALVNADPREIIWTSGATESDNLAIKGAAHFYKSKGKHIITVKTEHKAVLDTTRDLEREGFEVTYLDVKDDGLIDLDKFKAAIRPDTILVSVMSVNNEIGVIQDIEAIGEITREKGIIFHVDAAQATGKIAIDLQKLKVDLMSFSAHKTYGPKGIGALYVRRKPRVRIEAQMHGGGHERGMRSGTLATHQIVGMGEAFRIAREEMATENERIRMLRDRLLKGLQDMEEVYVNGDMERRVPHNLNISFNFVEGESLIMAVKDVAVSSGSACTSASLEPSYVLRALGRNDELAHSSIRFTVGRFTTEQDVDYVINLLKNKIAKLRDLSPLWEMHKDGIDISSIQWAAH, encoded by the coding sequence ATGAATAACGACATTCCCCACCTGCCCATTTATATGGATTACAGCGCGACGACCCCCGTCGATCCGCGCGTGGTGGACAAGATGATTCCGTATCTTCGCGAGCAGTTCGGCAATCCGGCTTCGCGCAGCCATCAGTACGGCTGGGACGCGGAGCGGGCGGTCGAGGAAGCGCGCGAAAACGTCGCGGCGCTCGTCAATGCCGATCCGCGCGAAATCATCTGGACGTCGGGCGCGACGGAGTCGGACAACCTCGCGATCAAGGGCGCCGCGCACTTCTACAAGAGCAAGGGCAAGCACATCATCACGGTGAAAACCGAGCACAAGGCCGTGCTCGACACCACGCGCGATCTCGAGCGCGAAGGCTTCGAAGTCACGTATCTGGATGTCAAGGACGACGGTCTCATCGACCTGGACAAGTTCAAGGCCGCCATTCGCCCCGACACGATCCTCGTATCGGTGATGAGCGTGAACAACGAGATCGGCGTGATTCAGGACATCGAGGCGATCGGCGAGATTACGCGTGAAAAGGGCATCATTTTTCACGTCGATGCAGCGCAAGCCACCGGCAAGATCGCGATCGATCTGCAGAAGCTGAAGGTCGATCTGATGTCGTTCTCGGCGCACAAGACGTATGGGCCGAAGGGCATCGGCGCGCTGTACGTGCGTCGCAAGCCGCGCGTGCGTATCGAGGCGCAGATGCACGGCGGCGGTCACGAGCGCGGCATGCGTTCGGGCACGCTCGCAACGCATCAGATCGTCGGCATGGGCGAGGCTTTCCGTATCGCGCGTGAGGAAATGGCCACCGAGAACGAACGTATCCGCATGCTGCGCGACCGTCTGCTCAAGGGCCTGCAAGACATGGAAGAGGTGTATGTGAACGGCGACATGGAACGCCGCGTGCCGCACAACCTCAACATCAGCTTCAATTTCGTCGAAGGCGAATCGCTCATCATGGCGGTCAAGGATGTCGCGGTGTCGTCGGGTTCGGCGTGCACGTCGGCGTCGCTGGAACCGTCGTATGTGCTGCGTGCGCTCGGCCGCAACGACGAGCTGGCGCATAGCTCGATCCGCTTCACGGTCGGCCGCTTTACGACCGAGCAGGACGTCGATTACGTCATCAACCTGCTGAAGAACAAGATTGCAAAGCTGCGCGACCTGTCGCCGCTGTGGGAAATGCACAAGGATGGCATCGATATCTCGAGCATCCAGTGGGCGGCGCACTGA
- the iscR gene encoding Fe-S cluster assembly transcriptional regulator IscR, which yields MRLTTKGRFAVTAMIDLALRQEQGPVTLAGISQRQRISLSYLEQLFGKLRRHEIVESVRGPGGGYNLARRAENVTVADIIIAVDEPIDATQCGGKGTCEGTKQHDGHCMTHELWATLNQKMVEYLDSVSLKDLVDQQRAREGSSSVLRDRRAEPAGVEAARVVPKGPNSIFNLAG from the coding sequence ATGAGACTCACCACGAAAGGCCGTTTCGCCGTCACGGCGATGATCGACCTGGCATTGCGCCAGGAGCAGGGCCCGGTGACGTTGGCAGGCATCAGCCAGCGCCAGCGCATCTCGCTTTCCTATCTCGAACAGTTGTTCGGCAAGCTGCGTCGCCACGAGATCGTCGAGTCCGTACGCGGGCCGGGCGGCGGGTACAACCTCGCGCGCCGCGCCGAGAATGTCACGGTGGCCGACATCATCATCGCGGTCGATGAACCGATCGACGCCACGCAATGCGGCGGCAAGGGCACGTGCGAAGGCACCAAGCAGCACGACGGCCACTGCATGACGCACGAACTGTGGGCGACGCTCAATCAGAAGATGGTCGAGTATCTCGATTCCGTCTCGCTGAAAGATCTGGTCGATCAGCAGCGCGCTCGCGAAGGTTCGTCGTCGGTGTTGCGCGACCGCCGCGCCGAACCGGCAGGCGTCGAAGCCGCGCGTGTGGTGCCCAAGGGGCCAAATTCCATTTTCAACCTGGCTGGTTGA
- a CDS encoding low molecular weight protein-tyrosine-phosphatase, with amino-acid sequence MNSIAVCFVCLGNICRSPSAEAVMRDLVEEAKLSDRIIIDSAGTGDWHIGHPPDERAQRAAKKRGYDLSPLRGRQIKAEDFARFDLLIVMDDKNVAALTAVCPPEHRDKIRLLMEFATRDDSRVVIDPYFGDDDGFERVLDQCEDACEGLLAALRTQLVS; translated from the coding sequence ATGAATTCCATCGCCGTCTGCTTCGTCTGTCTCGGCAACATCTGCCGGTCGCCCAGCGCCGAAGCGGTGATGCGCGATCTCGTCGAGGAGGCGAAGCTTTCGGACAGGATCATCATCGACTCGGCGGGAACGGGCGACTGGCATATCGGACATCCGCCCGACGAGCGCGCTCAACGTGCCGCAAAGAAGCGCGGCTACGACCTCTCACCGTTGCGCGGCAGGCAGATCAAGGCCGAAGACTTCGCGCGCTTCGACCTGTTGATCGTGATGGACGACAAGAACGTCGCGGCGCTTACGGCGGTCTGTCCGCCGGAGCATCGCGACAAGATTCGCCTGTTGATGGAGTTCGCGACGCGTGACGACAGCCGCGTGGTCATCGACCCCTATTTCGGCGATGACGACGGTTTCGAGCGCGTGCTCGATCAATGCGAAGACGCTTGTGAGGGGCTACTGGCGGCCTTGCGGACACAACTCGTCAGTTGA
- a CDS encoding patatin-like phospholipase family protein, with protein sequence MAEIDDSEALQPETQNEGDKRIDLPPYETIALMLQGGGALGAYQAGVYQGLYEAGIEPNWIAGISIGALNTAIIAGNAPKDRVPRLLQFWETICQPAFGFPLPAFIEHALFESPDEIRKAFTAWQAFGAIVEGQKGFFVPRFPPPSPLAAGSPQTASYYDTTPLRATLEGLCDFDRINSGEKRVSVGAVNVATGNFAYFDNTKIKLRAEHFMASGALPPGFAAVEVDGQFYWDGGLMSNTPLYEIAQATPRRDTLAFQVDLWSARGPVPDSIVDVMGRVKDVQYSSRTRLVTDQMQRSQRYRNVLQHVLDLVPEELRNDDEWCRRAAELACSKRYNVIHLIYRHKEYEGHYKDYQFGLSTMREHWSSGLDDIRRTLAHRDWLKMPNGDSGFITHDIHRDGS encoded by the coding sequence ATGGCGGAAATCGACGACAGCGAAGCGCTGCAACCGGAGACTCAGAACGAAGGCGACAAGCGCATCGACTTGCCGCCTTACGAGACCATCGCGCTCATGCTGCAGGGCGGCGGTGCGCTCGGCGCGTATCAGGCGGGCGTCTATCAGGGGCTCTACGAAGCGGGCATCGAGCCGAACTGGATCGCCGGCATCTCCATCGGCGCGCTGAATACGGCGATCATCGCGGGCAATGCGCCTAAGGATCGCGTGCCGCGTCTGCTCCAGTTCTGGGAAACCATTTGTCAGCCGGCATTTGGATTTCCATTGCCGGCGTTCATCGAGCATGCGCTGTTCGAATCGCCCGACGAGATTCGCAAGGCGTTCACCGCGTGGCAGGCGTTCGGCGCGATCGTGGAAGGGCAAAAGGGCTTTTTCGTGCCGCGCTTTCCGCCCCCTTCGCCGCTCGCGGCCGGCTCGCCGCAGACCGCAAGTTATTACGACACGACGCCGCTTCGGGCCACGCTGGAAGGCCTGTGCGACTTCGATCGCATCAACTCGGGCGAAAAGCGCGTGTCGGTCGGTGCGGTCAACGTGGCAACCGGTAACTTCGCTTACTTCGACAATACGAAGATCAAGCTGCGCGCCGAGCATTTCATGGCGTCGGGCGCGCTGCCGCCGGGCTTTGCGGCAGTCGAGGTCGACGGCCAGTTCTACTGGGACGGCGGCCTCATGTCCAACACGCCGCTCTACGAGATTGCGCAGGCCACGCCGCGTCGCGACACACTCGCATTTCAGGTCGATCTCTGGAGCGCGCGCGGGCCGGTGCCGGACAGCATCGTCGACGTCATGGGTCGCGTGAAGGACGTTCAATATTCCAGCCGCACGCGTCTCGTGACGGATCAGATGCAGCGCTCACAGCGGTATCGCAACGTATTGCAGCATGTGCTGGATCTCGTGCCCGAGGAACTGCGCAACGACGACGAATGGTGCCGGCGCGCGGCCGAACTCGCGTGCTCGAAGCGCTACAACGTGATCCACCTGATTTACCGCCACAAGGAATACGAAGGGCATTACAAGGACTATCAATTCGGCCTTTCGACCATGCGCGAGCATTGGAGTAGCGGGCTCGACGACATTCGCCGCACGCTCGCGCATCGCGACTGGCTGAAAATGCCGAACGGCGACTCCGGCTTCATCACGCATGACATTCATCGCGACGGGAGCTGA